A window of Komagataella phaffii GS115 chromosome 1, complete sequence contains these coding sequences:
- a CDS encoding Vacuolar endopolyphosphatase with a role in phosphate metabolism, whose amino-acid sequence MMVFGCLFYPETLTLNFQTTVNMSHPLFIAIVSLVIFLTAYGNREFIFGKFEGNVVFDYSKNSDILSQLGLVGSSYASKCHGKVVKNKSQQNHTASRYGDALSGCDSPIELMQSTLDWIKDNLLDKIDFVVWTGDNVRHDNDRDHPRLESQIFEMNQVVADLIHSTFLTDKDRENQENIIDNSSRDIKIIPSLGNNDVYPHNMFSPGPTLQIREFYRIWRNFVPEEQLHVFGRGAYFFVEVIKGKLAVLSFNTLYLYTANPLVDNCDSRKQPGYQLFRWLGVVLEEMRKRDMKIWLTGHVPPVPKNYDESCLRKYIIWTHEYRDVIIGGLYGHMNIDHWIPLDSEWAYNSLAAEVFPSESIPFDLYTGFPELDIKDADGMSHRYDGVPVGKVRYMNSVREDLYARIAESNDSGIFSDRYSIAHVSTSVIPTYNPGIRVWEYNITGLVDEDEKRAEIQRHPPWSTFFEDLEVEMAEDEETDEFAFPTKDPSLPVKMPSKTPLGPAYVSQTFSPLRYVQLFANLTAINSGQSPFQYELEYTTDDSPYQMNSLLVDDWIKLGRKLGASTDDQCPSQYKHLWKSFLSRAFVQTDYEDTGI is encoded by the exons ATGATGGTGTTTGGATGCTTATTTTATCCTGAAACGCTCACGTTGAACTTTCAAACGACAGTCAACATGTCCCATCCACTATTTATAGCAATTGTAAGCCTTGTTATATTTCTAACAGCTTACGGAAACAGGGAATTTATATTTGGCAAGtttgaaggaaatgttGTATTTGACTACAGCAAGAACTCTGATATTTTATCACAATTAGGACT AGTAGGCTCATCTTATGCTAGCAAATGCCATGGTAAGGTAGTGAAGAACAAGAGCCAGCAAAATCATACTGCTTCACGTTATGGAGATGCACTCAGTGGTTGCGACAGTCCCATTGAATTGATGCAATCTACCCTCGATTGGATTAAAGATAACCTATTGGATAAaattgattttgttgtcTGGACAGGTGACAACGTTAGACACGATAATGACAGGGATCATCCTCGTTTGGAATCGCAAATATTCGAAATGAATCAAGTTGTAGCTGATCTTATTCACAGTACATTTCTTACTGATAAAGATAGAGAAAACCAAGAGAATATAATCGATAATTCGAGCCGTGATATCAAAATAATTCCTTCCTTGGGAAATAACGATGTATATCCTCATAATATGTTCTCCCCAGGACCCACTCTTCAAATCAGAGAATTCTACAGGATCTGGAGAAACTTTGTTCCAGAGGAGCAATTACACGTATTTGGCCGAGGTGCATACTTTTTTGTGGAAGTCATAAAAGGAAAACTCGCTGTATTATCATTCAATACTTTGTATTTGTACACAGCAAACCCTCTAGTGGATAACTGTGATAGTCGTAAACAGCCAGGCTACCAGCTTTTTCGTTGGCTTGGTGTTGTACTCGAAGAAATGAGGAAAAGGGATATGAAAATATGGCTGACTGGCCACGTTCCTCCGGTACCGAAAAATTATGATGAATCTTGCTTGAGAAAGTATATTATCTGGACTCATGAGTATAGAGACGTCATTATTGGTGGATTGTATGGACATATGAACATTGATCACTGGATCCCTCTAGATTCTGAGTGGGCATATAATTCTCTAGCAGCTGAAGTGTTTCCATCTGAAAGCATACCATTTGATTTATACACTGGATTCCCAGAACTTGATATTAAAGATGCAGACGGCATGTCACATCGTTATGACGGAGTTCCTGTTGGAAAGGTTAGGTACATGAACTCGGTGCGTGAAGATCTCTACGCCCGAATAGCAGAGAGTAATGATTCGGGTATATTCTCTGATCGATATTCCATTGCACATGTATCTACCAGCGTGATACCAACCTACAACCCAGGAATCAGAGTTTGGGAATACAACATTACAGGCCtggttgatgaagatgaaaagagaGCTGAGATTCAAAGGCATCCTCCATGGTCGactttttttgaagatttggaggTGGAAATGGCGGAAGATGAGGAGACCGACGAATTTGCCTTTCCTACAAAGGACCCTTCGTTACCCGTGAAAATGCCATCAAAGACACCTCTTGGTCCTGCCTATGTTTCTCAGACATTCTCTCCTTTGAGGTACGTACAGCTCTTTGCCAATTTGACTGCCATCAATTCAGGTCAGTCCCCGTTCCAGTATGAACTTGAATATACCACTGATGACTCACCTTACCAGATGAACAGTCTGTTGGTTGATGATTGGATCAAGCTTGGTCGAAAACTAGGTGCCTCCACGGATGATCAATGTCCCTCGCAATATAAGCACCTTTGGAAGAGTTTTCTTTCCCGGGCTTTTGTCCAGACAGACTACGAAGATACAGGAATATAG
- a CDS encoding Phosphatidylserine decarboxylase of the mitochondrial inner membrane: MPNRSFGVFPSVIYETRLGLSHQMRRPIGQPLSKLSQVSQPNQILQRNYQYKFPRIPRPKRNVLYYTFKRPQLSSATILRTVPSKIRNFSSRAKSKVKSSGRRRKFMSRWLALSSISVVLYGVVNKIKHKGIQRNSSLEPDENHSVKPNSWTLYAYSTLPLKAISRVWGQFNSFELPIWLRSPSYKFYAYVFGVNLDEVAEPDLSKFRNLGEFFYRTIKPETRPIDIDAEMVSPCDGKVLKFGIIENGEIEQVKGMTYSINALLGQQKLAAPVHRINYQLDDDDVVRRHEEFARLNGISYTIDDIIGGRGENIHHSYMNQGDQSLRKSSASQVYEVSNDIAKKSSFDKQLYFAVIYLAPGDYHRFHSPSNWVTTLRRHFVGELFSVAPFFQKTLQNLFILNERVALLGYWKHGFFSMIPVGATNVGSIKINFDKDLVTNSIYESDSYAQTSFPSSDTSSCREEDESTPLIKRSSSRTKKVIKNSCYEATYANASKILRGQPLSKGQEIGGFKLGSTVVLVFEAPKTFHFTLAENMKLKMGQRIGELR; this comes from the coding sequence ATGCCGAATAGATCGTTTGGAGTTTTCCCGTCAGTTATATATGAGACAAGGTTAGGATTATCTCACCAAATGCGTCGCCCAATTGGCCAACCTCTCAGTAAGCTGTCCCAAGTCTCACAGCCAAACcagattcttcaacgaaATTATCAATAcaaatttccaagaatacCCAGACCCAAACGGAATGTTCTCTATTACACTTTCAAACGGCCGCAGTTATCAAGCGCCACCATTTTACGTACGGTGCCTTCGAAAATTCggaatttttcttctcGTGCAAAATCCAAAGTGAAGTCGAGTGgtcgaagaagaaagtttaTGTCAAGATGGCTGGcactttcttcaatatcagtAGTTTTGTACGGGGTAGTGAACAAAATCAAGCACAAAGGTATACAACGAAACTCTAGCTTAGAGCCCGATGAAAACCATTCCGTGAAACCCAACTCATGGACACTTTACGCTTATAGCactcttcctttgaaagcGATCAGCAGAGTCTGGGGCCAGTTCAACTCATTCGAATTGCCCATATGGCTCCGGTCACCAAGTTATAAGTTTTATGCATACGTTTTTGGAGTAAATCTAGACGAAGTGGCTGAGCCTGATTTATCCAAATTTCGCAACCTTGGAGAATTTTTTTATAGGACTATCAAGCCAGAAACTCGTCCCATAGATATAGATGCTGAAATGGTTTCGCCGTGTGATGGGAAAGTGCTGAAATTTGGAATTATTGAGAACGGCGAAATCGAGCAGGTCAAGGGAATGACTTATTCTATTAATGCGCTTTTAGGTCAACAGAAACTGGCAGCTCCTGTTCATCGTATTAATTATCAATTAGATGACGACGATGTGGTACGAAGACACGAAGAATTTGCTCGCTTAAACGGGATTAGTTACACCATCGATGACATTATTGGAGGAAGGGGAGAAAATATACACCACTCGTATATGAATCAAGGTGACCAATCGCTGAGAAAATCATCCGCTTCGCAGGTTTACGAAGTATCGAATGATATTGCGAAGAAATCATCCTTTGATAAACAACTTTATTTTGCTGTTATTTATCTTGCACCAGGAGATTACCACCGATTTCATTCACCCTCAAATTGGGTTACCACTTTGCGTCGTCACTTTGTGGGGGAATTATTCTCCGTAGCCCcttttttccaaaaaacTTTGCAAAACTTattcattttgaatgaaagaGTAGCTTTGCTAGGTTATTGGAAACATGGCTTTTTCAGCATGATACCAGTTGGGGCTACGAATGTCGGAAGCATCAAGATTAATTTTGATAAAGATTTGGTTACTAACAGTATTTACGAAAGTGATTCGTATGCTCAAACAAGTTTCCCTTCTTCAGATACTTCATCTTGTCgagaggaagatgaaagcACACCATTGATAAAGCGCAGTAGCTCTCGCACCAAGAAAGTAATTAAAAATAGTTGCTATGAGGCAACATATGCCAATGCCAGTAAAATATTACGTGGCCAGCCTCTTTCAAAGGGCCAAGAAATTGGCGGTTTCAAGCTAGGGTCCACAGTTGTGCTAGTATTCGAGGCCCCAAAAACATTTCACTTTACACTTGCAGAAAATATGAAGTTAAAGATGGgacaaagaattggagagCTTAGATAA
- a CDS encoding Largest subunit of the Anaphase-Promoting Complex/Cyclosome (APC/C), protein MSIQLACLNLRADVKSELNSQQNYLCTYAQDGESLWIRNRDVVWMKGNVVYRRLSFESDESIISTLFCCFNGESKSLVVVSREQASIFYEDGRMNVVSFSFNVRNAFCFEHGIILEKVQDLVTDIEDSSRNVRFLTMTDALADYGAVVSSSTSTIGVEEELCSFSESQSSSNLCCTFDKLNDSIHIYHLKYLIRKENSRSSSASGHTHAKRRTKQKPFAISSTPNSSKLVDEKDVSTKKRINSLSQALSIDRMASGPDTGTDFHSHTHNASVMPSNGQALRKDVILTKVYTFSFNDTRDNLNIFSIKCDRQEAVVIHNRRTFELCVVIFNYAHDSLSLPSFSSIYRLSALDSKCISTRKNEFNTSHDGYIIILKDESTLFLANPFFDLLSPPINLKNKVPPISMITSTFEECIAMLAENNKIYEINLVLHPQNQLVDKLLSMMKYCGGDYTFEYVWLKWCCVLELDPSHNEWTCLLTTLLSVILPNDLKFKCFNDINELTSCLPLLEKFRLLVDDSKYQLSDLSPILILSIHLLREDLKLNIMCSQQVDTLGVILAQLTQWASWTDTWICYYQQSHDIVDKSLKLMIPQLFPKPPNIVESLSSIFTDAIVPYITFSQLVEEPDYIDELMTPRTFHVLKLFEAIISNDFSEGDVISMMLDYQISSTDLETYPMGVYFPLKSIMTKCKEHSSDLSTQELALVGRKDLQLLFADMPFQQLLHFHQRPASLQGSRDVHQILQALNEHEVLTAWDGQLEADRMHTTRKIFSEDRRFHEITRLLQSSKVQPALLNSHAKMNEHDFHILQKHLALTVALRTLTIPLGRSAIFISSRRPLITERFPIPKLNFQCVLLPQEITITLEKSAIDSETIEWGYFHNGVSAGLTVSRDATEISGSWIVFNRPPKLNAQHAGFLYGLGLNGHMKKLEEWHIYNYLGPKHLHTSVGLLLGMSASLKGTKNLKLTKVLSVHIVALLPAGSTDLNVSLGVQASGLIGIGLLYLQTQHRRMSEMLLSQIKGSLVVDERELVSETYRLSAGIAFGLINLGKGDHLGGLNDTHYLDTLFSLACGSRDTQTKQQLDKSSAGAIMAIIFIFLRTNSGDIANRLDIPDAEQLLDYIRPEFLLLRVLGKQIILWDSIECSLRWVSDQVPRSINLKAIELIGDLNSDCLKYLYIVTGLCMSISLRFASTCDKGARDTLLWYFDQFMRLTSLSCVTHDHKITLKSVMELRDLLGISLSIIAAGSGDLEIMRRLRYLQNDTNFCKYGNFMAINMALGFLFLGGGQYAFKSDLFSIATLLVSIYPVFPKVANDGEDVLLQALRHFWSMAVEKRCLIVRDAETLETLSLMIHVLLKNGSSKKFSSPCLLPDLNDIDSIIVNDDGFFSIKMDMDALNEKFKKSPTIFVLKKRFHNSLKRDLNEVIMYDGNINHHQKNQNHSQFALNSFKSHLGLIKHEREALLNNSYDFLSNAIDFKLEILQKSKHPKDVEDYWNLKLVFQFSERQHHLHFMNLNFLELLKDELYHTYGI, encoded by the coding sequence ATGTCAATTCAATTAGCATGCTTGAATCTCAGAGCTGACGTCAAATCGGAGCTTAATTCCCAGCAGAACTACTTGTGTACGTATGCACAGGATGGAGAATCACTTTGGATACGAAATCGTGACGTAGTATGGATGAAGGGGAATGTAGTCTATCGAAGACTTAGCTTTGAGTCTGATGAGAGCATTATATCGACTTTATTTTGTTGCTTCAATGGGGAAAGCAAGAGTCTGGTAGTAGTTTCTAGGGAACAGGCGAGTATATTTTATGAAGATGGCAGAATGAACGttgtttccttttcattCAATGTGAGAAATGCTTTTTGTTTCGAACATGGAATTATTCTAGAAAAGGTGCAAGATCTTGTTACCGACATTGAAGATTCCAGCAGAAATGTAAGATTTCTGACAATGACAGATGCACTTGCTGATTACGGTGCCGTTGTTTCTTCGAGTACTTCTACAATTGGCGTCGAAGAGGAATTATGCTCTTTTAGTGAGTCTCAATCCAGCTCAAACTTGTGTTGCACATTCGACAAATTAAATGATTCTATTCACATATATCACCTAAAATACTTGATCAGGAAGGAAAACTCCAGATCCAGTTCTGCTTCTGGACATACTCATGCCAAAAGGCGAACAAAACAGAAGCCATTTGCTATTTCTTCAACTCCTAATTCTTCGAAGCTAGTGGATGAGAAGGATGTTTCTActaaaaaaagaataaacTCGCTATCGCAAGCCTTGTCAATTGATAGGATGGCTTCCGGTCCTGATACTGGCACAGATTTTCATTCACATACTCACAATGCCAGCGTAATGCCGTCGAATGGACAAGCACTAAGGAAAGATGTAATTTTGACAAAAGTATAcactttttctttcaatgacaCAAGAGACAACCTAAACATTTTTTCCATAAAATGCGATCGTCAGGAAGCTGTTGTTATACACAACAGGAGAACTTTTGAGCTTTGTGttgtcattttcaactaTGCTCATGATTCTTTATCTCTCCCATCATTTAGTTCCATTTATCGACTAAGTGCGCTCGACTCAAAGTGTATTTCCACTCGCAAGAATGAATTCAATACTTCACATGATGGTTATATTATTATTCTGAAAGATGAATCCACGTTGTTTCTAGCTAATCCGTTCTTTGACCTTCTTTCTCCCCCTATCAACCTGAAAAACAAGGTGCCTCCTATATCAATGATTACCAGCACCTTCGAAGAATGTATTGCAATGCTGGCTGAAAATAATAAAATATACGAAATCAACTTGGTTCTCCATCCACAAAATCAGTTAGTAGATAAGCTACTTTCAATGATGAAATACTGTGGAGGTGATTACACTTTTGAATACGTTTGGCTGAAATGGTGCTGTGTATTGGAATTAGATCCTTCACACAATGAGTGGACCTGTCTTTTGACCACACTGCTTTCCGTCATTCTTCCGAACGATCTAAAGTTCAAATGTTTCAACGACATTAACGAGCTAACCAGTTGTTTGCCTTTGCTTGAAAAGTTTCGACTACTAGTAGACgattcaaaatatcagTTATCTGATTTAAGCCCCATTTTGATTTTATCAATTCATTTATTACGTGAAGACTTGAAGTTGAACATCATGTGCTCGCAACAAGTGGATACTTTAGGAGTTATATTGGCACAGTTAACACAGTGGGCTTCTTGGACGGATACTTGGATATGCTATTATCAACAGAGTCACGACATTGTGGATAAATCTTTAAAGCTTATGATTCCGCAATTATTCCCCAAGCCTCCAAATATTGTTGAGTCCCTATCAAGTATATTTACTGATGCAATTGTTCCTTATATCACATTTTCACAACTAGTTGAAGAACCTGATTACATAGACGAGCTAATGACTCCCAGAACTTTTCATGTACTGAAATTGTTCGAAGCGATCATATCTAACGATTTTAGCGAGGGAGATGTAATTAGCATGATGTTGGACTATCAAATAAGTTCTACGGATCTGGAGACATATCCAATGGGGGTAtattttcctttgaaaagcATAATGACAAAGTGCAAGGAACATTCTTCGGATTTGTCGACACAGGAATTGGCTTTagttggaagaaaagatttgcAACTTCTCTTTGCAGACATGCCTTTTCAGCAACTTTTACATTTCCATCAACGCCCTGCTTCCTTGCAAGGTTCTAGAGATGTTCATCAAATTCTGCAGGCGTTGAATGAGCATGAGGTCTTAACAGCTTGGGATGGTCAGTTGGAAGCTGACAGGATGCATACCACTAGAAAAATATTCTCTGAGGATAGAAGATTTCACGAAATTACTAGATTACTGCAGTCTAGCAAAGTTCAGCCtgctttgttgaactcTCATGCAAAAATGAATGAGCACGATTTTCATATTCTCCAGAAGCATCTGGCATTGACGGTTGCATTACGAACGCTAACTATTCCCTTGGGTAGAAGTGCTATTTTCATCAGCAGCAGAAGGCCGCTGATTACGGAAAGATTTCCAATTCCTAAATTAAACTTCCAGTGTGTCTTGTTGCCTCAGGAAATAACGATAACACTTGAGAAGTCGGCTATTGATAGTGAGACTATCGAATGGGGTTATTTTCATAATGGAGTATCTGCTGGCTTGACTGTTTCCCGCGATGCTACAGAAATATCTGGAAGTTGGATCGTCTTCAATCGACCTCCAAAGCTGAACGCACAGCATGCGGGGTTTTTATATGGACTGGGTTTGAATGGACACATGAAAAAGTTAGAAGAATGGCATATATACAACTATTTGGGACCCAAACATCTTCATACCAGTGTTGGCCTACTCTTAGGTATGTCTGCCAGTCTAAAGGGCACTAAGAATTTGAAACTAACTAAGGTCTTATCCGTTCATATCGTAGCCCTATTGCCTGCAGGTTCAACAGACCTCAACGTGAGCTTAGGTGTTCAAGCTTCTGGTCTGATAGGTATTGGGCTACTATACTTGCAAACTCAACACAGAAGGATGAGTGAGATGCTGCTCTCTCAAATAAAGGGGTCATTAGTGGttgatgaaagagaattgGTAAGTGAGACTTATCGATTGAGTGCTGGTATAGCGTTCGGACTTATCAATCTTGGTAAAGGTGACCATCTAGGGGGGTTAAATGATACACATTACTTGGATACATTGTTTTCACTGGCATGTGGTTCGAGAGATACCCAGACTAAACAACAACTTGACAAGTCCAGTGCCGGTGCTATTATGGCAAtcatttttatttttttgagaacAAATTCAGGAGACATTGCTAATCGTTTGGACATCCCAGATGCTGAACAGCTCTTAGATTACATTAGACCGGAGTTCTTGCTCCTTAGAGTTTTAGGGAAGCAGATCATTTTATGGGACAGCATAGAATGTAGTCTGCGATGGGTGTCAGATCAGGTACCAAGAAGCATTAACCTGAAAGCGATTGAGTTaattggagatttgaaTAGTGATTGTTTGAAATACCTTTATATTGTTACTGGTCTCTGTATGAGTATTTCTTTGAGGTTTGCATCTACATGTGATAAAGGTGCCCGAGATACGCTCTTGTGGTACTTTGACCAATTTATGCGATTGACAAGTCTTTCTTGTGTCACGCATGATCATAAGATAACCCTGAAAAGTGTTATGGAACTAAGAGATCTCTTGGGAATATCTTTGAGTATCATTGCAGCTGGTTCTGGGGACCTAGAAATCATGAGAAGGTTAAGATACCTACAAAACGACACAAATTTTTGTAAGTATGGAAACTTTATGGCAATCAATATGGCTCTTGGCTTCCTATTTTTAGGTGGAGGACAATATGCTTTTAAAAGTGATCTGTTCTCAATTGCCACTTTATTAGTATCGATATATCCTGTATTTCCCAAAGTGGCTAACGACGGAGAAGATGTTCTGCTGCAAGCATTGCGGCACTTTTGGAGTATGGCAGTGGAGAAGAGATGTCTAATAGTGAGAGATGCTGAAACTTTAGAAACACTCTCATTGATGATTCACGTACTTCTAAAAAATGGGTCTTCTaagaagttttcaagtCCTTGCTTGCTTCCGGATTTAAATGATATTGACTCAATCATAGTTAATGACGATGGGTTCTTCTCTATTAAAATGGATATGGACGCcttgaatgaaaagttcaaaaaatcacCGACAATTTTTGTTCTCAAGAAGAGGTTTCATAACAGTTTGAAACGTGATCTGAACGAAGTCATCATGTATGACGGAAACATCAACCATCACCAAAAAAATCAGAACCACTCCCAATTCGCCTTAAATTCCTTCAAGTCACATCTCGGACTAATAAAACACGAAAGAGAAGCACTTTTAAATAACAGTTATGACTTTTTGTCTAACGCAATTGatttcaagcttgaaattTTACAAAAGTCGAAACATCCAAAAGACGTTGAAGATTACTGGAATCTAAAATTAGtatttcaattttcagaGCGTCAACACCACCTGCACTTTatgaacttgaacttcTTAGAGCTATTAAAAGATGAGTTATACCACACATATGGAATATAA
- a CDS encoding CBK1 kinase activator protein MOB2 codes for MVPRKIAIQTEFKELCTNVIRGFARGSKKQKNGNNNNNMTGGTNFDYDQLHGNPSQLSLNTNANTLYSGNNGSALSLRRTQSPSKQSMKSQRVQSNINRVSNSYGSNSARPLFLCEPFVKTALVKGSFKTIVQLPKYVDYGEWLALNSFETYTHLNQFYGIIVEYSSQEKCPIMNADDSTEYLWIDQTGQPISLSANQYIDYALAWINSKFSDQTVFPTKSNISFPPNFMKDIKNISRQMFRIFAHIYHHHFEIIVHLSLEAHWNSFFAHFISFVREFSLIDSRELEPLQLLIENLEAQGKILVVEKQQTS; via the exons ATGGTTCCGAGGAAAATTGCTATACAAACcgaattcaaagaatta TGTACTAACGTTATTAGGGGATTTGCAAGAGGATCTaagaagcagaagaatGGCAACAATAATAACAATATGACAGGAGGTACAAATTTTGATTATGACCAGTTACACGGTAATCCGTCACAATTGTCATTGAATACAAATGCGAATACACTATATTCTGGAAATAATGGATCTGCCCTTTCTCTACGACGTACTCAATCTCCTAGTAAACAGTCAATGAAATCCCAGCGCGTACAAAGTAACATAAATCGAGTTTCCAACAGTTATGGTTCAAATTCAGCTAGACCACTATTTTTGTGTGAGCCGTTTGTTAAAACGGCGCTTGTGAAAGGTTCCTTTAAGACGATTGTTCAATTGCCAAAATATGTTGACTATGGTGAATGGCTTGCTCTGAATTCATTCGAAACGTACACGCATCTAAATCAATTCTATGGAATAATTGTAGAATACAGTTCACAAGAAAAATGTCCTATTATGAATGCCGATGATAGCACCGAATATTTGTGGATAGATCAAACAGGACAGCCTATCAGTCTTTCGGCAAATCAATACATCGACTATGCTCTTGCTTGGATAAATAGTAAGTTTAGTGATCAAACAGTTTTTCCAACTAAATCCAATATTTCCTTCCCTCCAAATTTCAtgaaagatatcaagaatATTTCTAGACAAATGTTTCGCATTTTTGCGCACATTTACCACCATCATTTTGAGATTATTGTTCATCTATCATTAGAAGCGCACTggaattctttttttgcgcatttcatttcttttgtGAGGGAGTTTTCGTTGATCGATTCCAGAGAGTTGGAACCTTTGCAACTCTTGattgaaaatcttgaagCTCAAGGCAAAATTCTGGTAGTTGAGAAACAACAGACTTCGTGA